The DNA segment tttataaggtaggtaaaatgaggacccagattgttgggggcaataagttgactttgtatataaatatacaaatagaatgaaaactattgctaacatagtgtaagccgccctgagtcttcggagaagggcgggatataaatgcaaataaaaaacaataaaaaacatggTTTCAGGGAAGAATGTATACAGGTAACCCTGAATTGCAGGGATAGTATCAGGAAAGCTAACGTTCAAATAACCTGAATTTAAGGGTAATTAATAACAGCAAAAAGGTCATGATCttctaaaaaaaagatttttaaaaaatcagtgaaGATGGAAAAATTAGAAAGCCAGTTATTTTTGTTCATTCTTCAGCAAAAGTTGTgtccagaaaaagaaagaaagaaagaaagaaagaaagaaagaaagaggaaataattACAAAGACTGAAGGGGCAATGACTGAAGTTAGGAATGGAAACAGTAGGTATTTTATGGAAAATCTTTTCCCCCATATTATAAGATATTAATTTCTCTTCATTAGCAGTGGGGTGTTAAATGTTATCTGTTCATAAAGTTGTCTCAGGTTCAATCCCCCAAATCTCTAGGAAAGTTGCAGAAATTCTTGCCTGAAATACTGACAAGTCaataccaatcactgttgtaaaaAAAGTTTTCCATCTGCTTTCCTCCAGATGGCACCTTAGTTCATCTCATACTAGCATGGCCATTGTTATTACTGCATGAGTTTCAGCTCTAGCAGTTTGAGTTTCAGTTTCTAGCAGGACAGTGTTAAGCTAATACCTGAATCATACATTTTGATGGCTTCCTATATTTCTGCCATATAAGTGGCTAATCAAAAGCCAATAGTTTACAAAATGTACTATAAATATTTGGAATTATTGCCAATACTGTATTAATATTAACAACACGAttcattttagtgattttatcatattttattgttGACATCTTACAACTTTTTCCCCGTTACTTCTTTTTTGTACATCACACTGAATATCTGAATTAAAAAGAATagcttgtaaatattttcagtacATAAAATCAGATGCCTCACCACATACTTTCATGTAAATAAGCATAACATTTTTCGCAGATGCATGCTTAGTAACTGGCTGATGATATAATGTGCATACTGTATTTTAGACATCGCTGGACCATATGGATACCCATAAGTGGCCATCTGCCCATAAGTGGTCATTTGGATTTTTATAGCCCAGATATAGTATGCCTAACATATATTTTaggatccccccccccacatttctaCATATTCTCCAAACCTTTGCATGATATctccttctgaaaaaaaaagtattgaatgATACCTGACATTTTATACTAACTTTCTGTGTTTAATGAAAAGATACTACATAGCAACAAAGATTAGATACAGTCTGCCAGAGATACTTCAAGAGAGATAAAGTAGTTTGcttaatactggaaatttttaagaaaatgttggatagccatttgtctgaaatggttagggtttcctgccttggcaggggggtagacctccaaggtcccttctaacactgatattattattattattattattattattattattattattattattattattattattattattattatgtatgcagAAAAAATACTGTCCATCCTCCAAGATCTTTTGGTAGTAGGCACTGAGAGACCATTACAACATTACATTTCAGTTACATACTGTTAATGCTATTTTTCCTTAATTGTTGACTTAGGTATGATTGCTACAGGTTCCATATAACTGGGCAAGATTATtgtaaaattagaataaaataagtAATTGTAATCATGTTGGCCAAGGGAAAAATCCAATATCATACAGGAAATTTTCTTTTAAGCcaacttaaattttattttaaaagatgccTGCTGCATGGCACTTCTTGGGACAATAATGAAATGTAAGGCTGTATTTTTCTAAATGTCCTTTGATAGTGGAATTCAATTTTGCATACTGGGATAGACTGCCACATGTAGAAGGGCAATTTCCTTTGCATTAAATAATCCAGTgaatccagaaaaaaatacaaGAATCTGTATTCTGTATAACCACTTGACTGTTTAAAAATCTGCATGTGGAAGAGACATCCACAAGCCTCTTGGTTTGGTCCCTTAAGGAGATTAGGAAGCATGGAGCTCATCCAGAATCATTCTTGTAATGGGTTAAGCATCTTCACTATGACGGTGCTAGAAAATCTGTCCATATTTCTTTGGTGTAAAGTTAACTatcctgaaaaaaaatcattgaagGGAAAATCTGTAAGAATTTATAAGCCAAATGCAGTAACTCCTTTTTGCTAAATTAATTTCCCTTATTACATTTTTGTCTTTGGTGCCAACTTTTCAAACCAGCGTTTTAAAGACAGAATCCAACCCACTTCTCTGTAAGTATTTTGCAAGAGTGAAAGATCATATATTGGCAGTCAATGGAATGAAAAGGATGTTAGTGTTTTTGTTCcattaataatacatttaaaaaaggtaaaggttcccctcacacatacatgctagtcgttcccgactctagggggcggtgctcatctccgtttcaaggctgaagagccagcgctgtccgaagacatctccgtggtcatgtggccagcatgactaaacgccaaaggcacatggaacactgttaccttcccaccaagctggtccctatttttctatttgcattttttatgtgctttcgaactgctaggttggaagaagctgggacaagtaacaggagctcacactgttacgcggcactagggattcgaactgctgaactttcaatcgacaagctcagcatcttacccgctGAGCCGCCGTGTCCCCCTAATAATACATTTAGCTGGAGCTAAAAGCTAAGCCACAGGTTTGTAAGCAACAATGAATAAATGCATGCCACATTTTTATCACCAAACCAGACCAATGCTTGGCAGATTATAGAACCCAAATTAAGTGTCAATTGTTTCTCACTTTGGAAGTCAGATAGTTATCCCACAGTTATTATTTTCTTGACAGCAACAAATAAAGCAAATGGCAGTCCTCATCAATGCAGTGTACAATTAGTAGCTTGCTTCAAATGCAGCATATTCTCTTAGGTGGAATAGGGAGATCAAGCGTGGGGATCCTGCAGTAATAGAAGAAGAAACATCACCAAAAAAAAGTGCATTTCACATGCATAGTAAAAATGCTTCACCTTGGACTACAGAGACACATCAATTACTCTTAAAACAGAATGAACAAATATAAGCATATGCACACTATGAATACCAAGATTAAATTAAGTTACTGATCATTAACAAGAGAAAACATTTTCAAGCAGTGGTAATAGTGTAGCATTCTTCAGACCATTAAGAATGGCTACTGTCTATTAAAACAAGCAAAAGGTGCTTATATTTAATGTGTGTGAACTTCAAAGATGTAATCCACAATCTAGAATGAAATCTTGCATTCGCTAATTGTTTAAAGCTGTCTTCTCTAACCCAGTCACCTCCAAACTTTAGAAAGCTGTAGTCCCAACTTATCTGCAGTGTTTCAGCTTGAAAATATTAGTTTGGAGTGCTGATTATAGACACAGATTTTAAGACATATCTTAAATCTTCCTGAGGCATTATGTTGTCTGGAAAGGATGAATTTGTGCATGCATTGGGTTGAAGAATATCTAGAGGGAAAGGGTTGCACAGTGAACAAGATGTCCTCTGTGCGTGGGAAGGATTCTATGAATACAGAAAACTTTATGTGAATAAGTGAATAAGGATACATGCAGATTTCTAAATACCAATTACTGGTCTGAACACATACATTTAACAGCCTGATTGCTGCCAAGATGAACCTTCTACAAGGTTCTGAGGTTTTTCAAATTTACTAACTTTTAATTCCCCCAATCAACTGAACGAGGCAGTATAGGAACAAATGTATGGTAGACACCAGATTCAGACAGTCTGAATGAAAACAAAACCTGTTTAAAAAGCATCAAACACACCTCTTCATTGTGCAGGGGCTTGGTATAGGCATCAGGTTTATGGTTGAAGTGCTTAACTACCACTGAAAGGACTTTGAAGAGTAAAATAGCTCCAAACACTGAGAGGGAAACAATAAGGATGATCTGCATGAACAGAGAAGTGAAATATCATCAAACATACTggataaaagaaaatgttttaagcAAGGCGTCAACATCTATATTGCAAAAAGGGAAATCAGCACTGCTAGAAAGAGAAGATCAAAGTATGGACAAAAGTATCAGGTTGGTTTCCCCAATCTTTGGGGAACAATCTGCAGGCTCAGAATTCTGCATTGTTCAAGGGCTTCAGATTAGGAAAGGATGAAGAAAATGACAGTTTTCCTAGCCGAGTGAAACAATCCAAAACGAAAACATAAGATGAGTCCCCCAGTGCATGTACTTGCTTTTGTAGAGAAGTTAACTCTCAAGCAACAACATCTGTGGTTTTAACTACAAGATCTATGTCTTGAGAAATACCACAGTAGACACTCTTGCCTCAATGTCATAGTGCTAATTTCCTTGTGACTGTATTTTCAGAATCTCTTAGTTTCCTTGACAATTGAAATCTGTCAAAATTCCTAGTTCTatacattgaatagaatagaatagaattctttattggccatgtgtgattggacacacaaagaatttgtcttaggtgtatatgctctcagtgtacataaggagaataaaatacattcctcaagaataaaaagatacaacacttagtgatagtcaaggctactaataagttatcaaatcgtactaggaaacaaataaaaacaaaataattgaaagatacaagcaacatggttatagtaataagtgggaagaaataCATACTTAGTAAAGTAAATTAGTAAATTattagtcttagtaaattatttgacagtgttgtcagaattaattgttaagcagagtgatggcatttgagaaaaacctgtccttgtgtctagttgttttggtgtgcagtgccctatagcatctttCTGAGGGTAAAAGTTGAGGaaagaagacagagaaagctagTCTTATACTTGGTATAGGCATCAGGTTTATGGTGCTTAACTACCATTGAAAAGACTTTGAAGAGTAAAATAGCTCCAAAACTGAGAGGAAAATGATGAGGATTACCTTAGTGGCAGTATTCTTTCTTTCCACAAACTTGCAATCACACAGCAAGCAATATGCCTCAACGTCATGTCTTGGCACTGGCATCGGTTCCACTGTATACAGGCAATTACTGCAATTTTGAGAAACCAGAAGCAACAACAACCATCAAAAATCTATCCTACAGAAGTCCACCTGTTCCAGAGGGTATTGAGTTTAATGTAACGTTTAGCTGGACATACTGACTGTTTATAAATGATCATATATTGGTTTAATAAGCTAAGATATACACGAACCCTTTATCCAATCATTTACCATTATTTTCTCCACTCATTACATCAATTAAACATATTTAATTAAATCTGGAAAATTTTGATTAACCGGTTCATATCAAATAACGGTCTTAACCCATGGTCTCAAGTTGATTTAAGAGACTAATTTGCTCCAAATTATAATTAGTTTCTAAGTTTAAATGAAACAGAAAACATCAATTGAAAAATTCTATATTTAATTGCTGCATGTAGTGAATAAAAGGAGAGAAtctatccattttaaaaaattcatggaCCTCTTGGCTTATTTGGACTGTTTGATTTTAGGCCAATATCTATAGAGCAAGAATATTTGATTGAGTCACTTTTCATATGAAAATGTTTCTGAACCTATTTTTTTCAATATGACAATAATTCTTATATAACAACTTCAAAGTATTCCCAGAACTGCAGAATTTCATCTTCCAGCAGCTTACTAAGCTAACAAAGACACTGGCATTCAGCTTTTGATTCCTACCAAAAACATTACAACTTCCATCAAAGCTTTGAAAATGTTGTTAGGGAGACAACAGAAAGTAATTATAGATGTAAAAAATGTGGCCTTTTCTAGCATATTTCTCTTCACAGTCTGAGTCATTCGTGACTGGGGTAtcctataaatccaataaatgaaaaataaaataaaataaaatatcaaacatGAATCTCTTGGAAAAACCCTAATTTTGGGACTATTATTCCCTTGATCAATAATGACCACAcataaatagataaaatgcacAAGGTAAAAGTATCCAATGTAAACAGAAAGTATGCTTCTTTAGTTCATTCACTGAACTGACTTCCTATACTGAAGAGCTGTTTTAAAATCAGCTATTTTAGAACAATCACATCTTGCAGACATTCTATGACATTTGAAATTTGTCTCACCAATCATCCTGAAATAGTTGTTTCCAGAAAATCATTCCACTTAAATTCTGATATGGTGGGCAGACACAGTAGCAGCCATTGGCTACAAATTGCTATAGGAGAAAAATAAGAGAACCAGTGTGTGACCAATTGTTTGCCGCATTTCAAAGTAAAGTAATTAAAAACATTCTTCCCAGTCACTTCATACCCTGCTGAAGAACCTGTAACCCTTAAGATCTTCTTGATCTACATCATAGCTATTGCAGCTGCCAAGTTTTACTTTAATAACATATAAAATTGAATATTAGTTGCTGAGGACGGTAAGACTGGCATATAATGGAATTAAAACCTATGGGAGAATAAATAGAATACTTTTTGTGAATGATTAAACACTGAAGAGATAATAAAACAAGGATACATGCATGAAATCCCCTTAATTGTTTAATATAGTTATGGAAGAATAGATTAGGAAAGTTTGTT comes from the Ahaetulla prasina isolate Xishuangbanna chromosome 3, ASM2864084v1, whole genome shotgun sequence genome and includes:
- the LOC131196044 gene encoding proton-transporting V-type ATPase complex assembly regulator TMEM9-like — protein: MTSVSLAAIFWCILIPSFETSKQFVANGCYCVCPPYQNLSGMIFWKQLFQDDCNCLYTVEPMPVPRHDVEAYCLLCDCKFVERKNTATKIILIVSLSVFGAILLFKVLSVVVKHFNHKPDAYTKPLHNEEDPHA